A single window of Coffea eugenioides isolate CCC68of chromosome 7, Ceug_1.0, whole genome shotgun sequence DNA harbors:
- the LOC113777347 gene encoding putative late blight resistance protein homolog R1A-3: MIHDLQSAYFLYKHSGESDFGIIDGALTRSRENIVFLLETDIKKSCTIIFFDYYPPGDPRLVMDFIMFLLGTMEDLFYHRREKLMVAIRQKLMLLRNLIGFATMRGVDCAQLTDLSTHIAIVAAHLISVCRFDSDDEQVHNQMESEIYQLIHEKINPLCPQVRETYIHVLTASKKQSRSSYALALGENEHPVAVQFIDSLQDYLTDLLDSYASFQVVVKDQMLKFHQGVRYLKGLLKQEEQLGDEIKDIVGVVLCDAAILVFSLSVNEIKEGMPKEIDLGLFNLYKFLKYMMAEIAHNYRLTSPYSSISYPRSNELGCMDFFLENLKEITRYDEADDSIVFLLDRIRMVQKDLIFLRSFLENIKDKRCQNGKLQAFWHHVMEAAYKAELLIDSTLVGDKCEDALDAVAREINHLKIKAPEIHNGQAQRVNQTSIHIPSQLIATICNGDLVGLDDKVETITHRLMGGSKQLDVIPIVGMPGVGKTTLANKVYTAPSVMSHFHVRGWCCVSQTYSMHSLSVQLLCTILSKSPDEYLKKDENDLAVKLKQVLLRTRYLLVLDDLWDVEAWNLLEKVLPNDVNGSRILFTSRFQNLSLQSKPDIKPFHLCQLTDEESWTLLQKKLFDKESCPPTLSEVGSQIAKSCRGLPLTVVLVAGILATTAQDCWEEVAKCLSSSVLDNEYCMKTLELSYSHLPDYLKPCLLYFGAFQEDEVINVRRLLWLWISEGFVQQTEGKSLEEAAYDHLMALINRSLVMVTKQRTMSGAKTCQLHDLVHEFSVEKAKEESFLHVIRSWKDPFSLTGPSNHHRVYAHNTRELKTWELVLIFPNLRSLLLSGHDYLMFEKADSGILLPKLLRVLDLGDLNFRRSFPMEVVSLVHLRYLALSGITSIKSVIANLSRLETLIIKDACNNVMLPNTIWNIKTLSYLHGSRGFIFPAGNLEVSPNLDRLDTLDLAIDPSSQSLQKILTKLPSIRRLKCREADVLGESTRNCNEILAFDCLSQLESLHLNGFDGYGFKFPLNLKKLALSWNTQPWSEISTVGELPNLEVLKLLEDSFVGEKWVMKEGEFPNLRVLELSDLDICKWTANSDNFSRLEKLVLLGCKNLKEVPYCLGECETLEMIEVKGYRESLVSSVKQIQEEQMDMGNEILKVVIEN; this comes from the coding sequence ATGATTCATGATCTTCAGTCTGCTTATTTTCTATACAAACATTCTGGTGAGTCAGATTTTGGCATCATTGATGGTGCGCTAACCAGATCCCGGGAAAATATTGTATTTCTTCTTGAGACAGATATCAAGAAATCATGCACCATCATCTTCTTTGACTATTACCCACCGGGAGATCCACGGCTAGTTATGGATTTTATAATGTTCCTTTTAGGGACTATGGAGGATCTTTTCTATCATAGACGGGAGAAGCTAATGGTTGCCATTAGACAGAAGCTAATGCTCTTAAGGAATCTCATTGGCTTTGCCACAATGCGAGGCGTTGACTGTGCACAATTGACAGATCTCTCGACTCACATTGCAATTGTGGCAGCACACCTGATTTCTGTATGCCGATTTGACAGTGATGATGAACAAGTACACAATCAAATGGAATCTGAAATTTATCAGTTGATACACGAGAAGATAAATCCTCTTTGTCCCCAAGTCCGAGAAACTTACATCCATGTCCTGACAGCTTCAAAGAAACAATCAAGATCATCATATGCTTTAGCCCTTGGGGAGAATGAGCATCCAGTAGCAGTCCAATTTATTGATTCTCTCCAAGATTATCTCACAGATCTACTAGATTCTTATGCCAGTTTCCAGGTTGTGGTGAAGGATCAAATGCTAAAATTCCATCAGGGAGTAAGGTACTTGAAAGGCCTTCTTAAACAGGAGGAGCAACTAGGTGATGAAATAAAGGATATTGTTGGAGTTGTGCTCTGCGATGCAGCAATTCTGGTCTTCTCCCTTTCTGTCAATGAAATCAAAGAAGGCATGCCCAAGGAAATAGATCTTGGACTGTTTAATTTGTACAAATTTCTCAAGTATATGATGGCAGAGATTGCACACAACTATCGACTAACATCCCCATATTCATCAATTAGTTATCCTAGATCTAATGAGTTGGGGTGTATGGATTTTTTCCTAGAAAATCTCAAGGAAATAACAAGGTATGATGAGGCTGATGATTCAATTGTTTTCCTATTGGATCGAATCCGAATGGTCCAGAAAGATCTCATATTCTTAAGATCTTTCCTAGAGAATATCAAGGACAAGCGCtgtcaaaatggaaaactccaAGCATTCTGGCATCATGTTATGGAGGCTGCATATAAGGCTGAGTTACTGATTGACTCGACACTTGTTGGTGATAAATGTGAGGATGCTTTGGATGCTGTTGCTAGAGAAATCAATCATCTGAAGATTAAGGCCCCAGAGATCCATAATGGTCAAGCCCAAAGAGTTAACCAGACTTCCATTCACATACCATCACAACTTATTGCCACCATATGCAATGGAGATCTGGTGGGTCTCGATGACAAGGTGGAAACTATCACTCATCGACTTATGGGAGGATCAAAGCAGCTGGATGTCATTCCCATTGTAGGTATGCCTGGGGTTGGTAAGACCACATTGGCTAATAAAGTTTATACTGCTCCTTCAGTTATGTCACATTTCCATGTTCGTGGCTGGTGTTGTGTTTCTCAGACATATAGCATGCACAGTTTGTCAGTTCAGCTTTTGTGCACTATTTTGTCTAAGAGTCCTGATGAGTACCTTAAAAAGGATGAAAATGATTTGGCTGTGAAGCTAAAACAAGTTTTGCTGAGAACTAGGTATCTCCTTGTTTTGGACGACTTGTGGGATGTTGAGGCATGGAATTTGTTGGAAAAAGTATTGCCAAATGATGTCAATGGAAGCAGGATTCTCTTCACCAGTAGATTTCAGAACTTGTCTTTGCAATCCAAACCTGATATCAAACCTTTCCATCTCTGTCAACTTACTGACGAAGAAAGTTGGACATTACTCCAGAAAAAGCTATTTGACAAAGAAAGCTGTCCTCCAACACTAAGTGAAGTTGGATCTCAAATAGCAAAATCTTGTCGGGGTTTACCCCTCACAGTTGTCCTTGTTGCTGGAATTCTTGCTACTACTGCACAAGATTGCTGGGAAGAAGTTGCAAAATGTCTGAGTTCTAGTGTCCTTGACAATGAATATTGCATGAAGACACTTGAACTAAGTTATAGTCATTTACCAGATTATTTGAAGCCATGCCTTCTATACTTTGGTGCATTTCAAGAAGATGAGGTTATTAATGTTCGAAGGTTATTATGGCTTTGGATCTCTGAAGGATTTGTGCAACAGACTGAAGGAAAGAGCTTAGAGGAAGCGGCTTACGACCACTTGATGGCCCTAATTAATAGAAGTTTAGTTATGGTTACCAAACAAAGAACTATGAGTGGTGCCAAAACTTGCCAACTTCATGATTTGGTACACGAGTTTTCTGTGGAAAAAGCCAAAGAAGAAAGTTTTCTACACGTTATTCGTAGTTGGAAAGATCCTTTCAGCCTTACTGGACCAAGCAACCACCATCGAGTTTATGCTCACAACACCAGGGAATTGAAGACGTGGGAGTTGGTGCTAATTTTTCCCAATTTGCGCAGTTTGCTCTTGTCTGGACATGATTATTTGATGTTTGAGAAGGCGGATTCAGGGATTTTGTTGCCTAAACTTCTTAGAGTGTTAGATTTGGGGGATTTGAACTTTCGTAGATCATTTCCAATGGAAGTGGTATCACTTGTTCACTTGAGGTACCTGGCGCTCAGTGGAATAACATCCATCAAATCTGTAATAGCCAACCTCTCAAGGTTAGAAACTCTTATCATAAAAGATGCGTGTAATAATGTCATGCTGCCGAATACTATTTGGAACATCAAGACATTGAGTTATCTACATGGGAGTCGTGGTTTTATTTTTCCAGCTGGAAATCTTGAAGTATCCCCAAATTTAGATCGCTTAGACACTTTAGACCTTGCAATTGACCCCTCCTCTCAAAGCTTGCAAAAGATACTGACAAAATTGCCAAGCATCCGCAGGCTAAAATGCAGGGAAGCTGATGTATTAGGAGAATCTACCAGAAATTGCAATGAGATTCTTGCATTTGATTGTTTGAGTCAACTAGAATCACTTCATTTGAATGGTTTTGATGGATATGGATTTAAATTCCCattgaatttgaagaaattGGCTCTCTCATGGAATACACAGCCGTGGAGTGAAATTTCAACAGTTGGAGAGTTGCCCAATCTTGAAGTACTTAAATTACTCGAGGACTCCTTTGTCGGGGAAAAATGGGTAATGAAAGAAGGGGAGTTCCCTAACCTCCGAGTCCTGGAATTGTCGGACTTGGACATTTGCAAATGGACTGCAAATTCTGATAATTTTTCCCGACTTGAGAAATTGGTTTTGCTTGGTTGCAAGAACCTGAAAGAAGTCCCTTATTGTTTAGGGGAGTGCGAGACTCttgaaatgattgaggtgaAAGGGTATCGTGAGTCTCTTGTAAGTTCTGTAAAGCAAATTCAGGAAGAACAAATGGATATGGGAAATGAGATTCTAAAGGTCGTAATTGAAAATTGA